In one window of Qipengyuania profundimaris DNA:
- a CDS encoding Fur family transcriptional regulator, translating to MSGHSHKEHEGDALIDAARHTLTEHGEQWTGMRQSVFEELAKHDRPASAYDIADNLSASRGKRVAPNSVYRILDLFVRNNLANRIESANAYLVNTHPGCRHDCIFLICDDCGKATHLDDERVTGTLRDAGKAAGFTDVRPVVELRGLCDDCAA from the coding sequence ATGAGCGGCCATTCCCACAAAGAGCATGAAGGCGACGCGCTGATCGATGCGGCGCGCCACACACTCACCGAGCATGGCGAGCAGTGGACCGGCATGCGCCAGTCCGTGTTCGAGGAACTCGCGAAGCACGACCGGCCCGCAAGCGCCTACGACATCGCCGACAACCTCTCCGCCTCGCGCGGGAAGCGGGTCGCGCCCAACAGCGTCTATCGCATCCTCGACCTGTTCGTGCGCAACAACCTCGCCAACCGGATCGAGAGCGCCAACGCCTACCTCGTCAACACTCATCCAGGCTGCCGGCACGACTGCATCTTCCTGATCTGCGACGATTGCGGGAAAGCCACCCATCTCGACGACGAACGCGTAACCGGCACGCTGCGCGATGCGGGCAAGGCGGCGGGCTTTACCGATGTGCGGCCGGTGGTCGAACTCAGGGGCCTGTGCGACGATTGCGCGGCCTGA
- a CDS encoding heparinase II/III family protein produces the protein MTEGVHTLLREDDRTLDTADALALPLGDADEPLVTDGEAVAANDVPQEPGRALALSDFKPPQAGPVDSALRWAYRLGVPGSLLAAPLRKPAAPRMLGTVMSPLEGDRAAGMALRAGQLQVHGLKAPIDKVDFASSAPLTPPFLRVVHGFTWLRDLSACAPREECAPIAERALRKWLKANPAPGKGAAWTVENAGLRLLGWFVHAPLILSGDPATRAKMLEQMETTARWLDRNVTSADDRLGQVAGWCAITAAGLLLPDGRPRRLYSEAGLLRALGELVSDDGGVLSRSPLAQMEAIALLVDLKACYDAVDRDPPAALETMIALLVPPLLTLRMGDRALGSWQGAGKTSAARLDALIEATGVRARPAKDTRHWGYQRVDAGKSVLLLDAAPPPRPRHARHGCASTLAFEFSAKQQRIIVNCGGAELAGGQVPIRIEQGLRGTAAHSTLVLDDANSTAVLIKGQIGKGVEEVDIARTVVKQRGRDATRLEAAHNGYAARHGLLHRRILLLSADGEELRGEDLLEPSGKEGKRGKIAFAIRFHLGYGIEAGLSEDNRGAGLALPDGTYWQFRLGGDSGEAKMTLEDSLWVDGHGRPRATKQLVVEGLTPRSGGRFPWLLKRMG, from the coding sequence GTGACGGAAGGCGTCCACACGCTGCTGCGCGAGGACGACCGTACGCTCGACACCGCCGATGCGCTCGCCCTGCCGCTGGGCGATGCGGACGAACCACTGGTCACCGATGGCGAGGCTGTTGCGGCGAATGACGTGCCGCAGGAGCCCGGACGTGCGCTCGCCCTTTCCGATTTCAAGCCGCCGCAGGCCGGACCGGTCGATTCCGCGCTGCGCTGGGCGTACCGGTTGGGCGTGCCCGGCAGCCTGCTGGCGGCGCCTCTGCGCAAGCCCGCTGCGCCGCGGATGCTCGGCACGGTCATGTCGCCGCTGGAGGGCGACCGGGCTGCCGGCATGGCGCTGAGGGCAGGGCAACTGCAGGTCCATGGGCTCAAGGCGCCGATCGACAAGGTCGATTTCGCCAGCTCCGCGCCGCTGACTCCGCCGTTTCTGCGCGTAGTGCATGGCTTTACCTGGCTGCGGGACCTGTCGGCCTGCGCCCCGCGCGAGGAATGCGCGCCGATTGCCGAACGTGCCTTGCGCAAATGGCTCAAAGCCAATCCGGCACCGGGCAAGGGCGCGGCCTGGACCGTCGAGAATGCGGGCCTGCGCCTGCTCGGCTGGTTCGTGCATGCGCCGCTGATCCTGTCGGGCGACCCCGCAACGAGAGCCAAGATGCTCGAGCAGATGGAAACGACCGCGCGCTGGCTCGATCGCAATGTGACAAGCGCCGATGACCGGCTGGGCCAGGTCGCAGGCTGGTGCGCGATTACCGCAGCCGGACTACTGCTGCCCGATGGCCGCCCGCGTCGGCTCTATAGCGAAGCCGGCCTGCTCCGCGCGCTCGGCGAGCTGGTGAGCGACGATGGCGGGGTCCTCTCGCGCAGCCCGCTGGCGCAGATGGAAGCGATCGCGCTGCTGGTCGATCTCAAGGCGTGTTACGATGCGGTCGATCGCGACCCTCCCGCCGCGCTCGAAACCATGATCGCGCTGCTGGTCCCGCCGCTGCTCACGCTGCGCATGGGCGACCGGGCGCTCGGCAGCTGGCAGGGCGCAGGCAAGACCTCCGCCGCCCGGCTGGATGCGCTGATCGAAGCTACCGGCGTGCGCGCCCGCCCGGCCAAGGATACGCGCCACTGGGGATACCAGCGGGTCGATGCCGGCAAGAGTGTGCTGCTGCTTGATGCCGCCCCGCCGCCGCGCCCGCGCCACGCCCGCCACGGCTGCGCCTCGACGCTGGCCTTCGAATTCTCGGCGAAGCAGCAACGCATCATCGTCAATTGCGGCGGCGCGGAGCTGGCGGGCGGGCAGGTGCCGATCCGCATCGAACAGGGCCTGCGCGGCACGGCCGCGCATTCGACGCTGGTGCTCGACGATGCCAATTCTACCGCCGTGCTGATCAAGGGCCAGATCGGCAAGGGCGTCGAGGAAGTCGATATCGCCCGCACCGTGGTGAAACAGCGCGGGCGCGACGCTACGCGGCTGGAAGCGGCACACAATGGCTATGCCGCGCGCCACGGCCTGCTGCACCGGCGCATCCTGCTGCTCTCGGCAGATGGCGAGGAATTGCGCGGCGAAGACCTGCTCGAACCGTCGGGCAAGGAAGGCAAGCGCGGCAAGATCGCCTTCGCGATCCGTTTCCATCTTGGTTACGGGATCGAGGCCGGACTGTCGGAAGACAATCGCGGCGCGGGCCTCGCCCTGCCCGATGGGACCTACTGGCAATTTAGGCTCGGCGGCGATAGCGGCGAGGCGAAAATGACGCTCGAAGACAGCCTGTGGGTCGATGGCCATGGCCGCCCGCGGGCGACGAAACAGCTGGTCGTCGAAGGACTGACGCCGCGCAGCGGGGGGCGCTTCCCCTGGCTGCTCAAACGCATGGGGTGA
- a CDS encoding diacylglycerol/lipid kinase family protein gives MDHTVYRFDPLAMTAAAEGRPAAPTRGSGASISREPQIGVIYNPRSHRNKGQDLDCTERPGITVAQPDRREDIASALADFAQQGIDYLIINGGDGTVRDVLTMGQSVFGETWPALAILPKGKTNALNVDLGAPAGWNLPDAIDAYATGRRIVRRPLSVKREGADDTPMLGFIFGCGAFTLGVEVGQDAHDLGFFNSLAVGATGSWGVLQALFGSDTNRWRRGTPTKLTYLPSGEPMPRSEHGDPGRRTLVLASTLEKMPLDIKLFAPGGEGIRLAVLDTARRRIMGMAPAILLGWRPEWLAKGGFHQLSAESFAIEVGEPVILDGESFPAGTYVVGQGPDLTFIAP, from the coding sequence ATGGATCACACCGTCTACCGCTTCGACCCGCTGGCGATGACCGCAGCAGCCGAGGGGCGCCCTGCCGCGCCGACCAGAGGCAGCGGCGCGTCGATTTCGCGCGAGCCGCAGATCGGCGTGATCTACAATCCGCGCAGCCATCGCAACAAGGGCCAGGATCTCGACTGTACCGAGCGGCCCGGCATTACCGTGGCCCAGCCAGACCGGCGCGAAGATATCGCCAGCGCGCTTGCGGATTTTGCGCAGCAGGGCATCGACTATCTCATCATCAATGGCGGCGACGGGACCGTGCGCGATGTGCTGACGATGGGGCAAAGCGTGTTCGGCGAGACGTGGCCTGCGCTCGCCATCCTGCCCAAGGGCAAGACCAACGCCCTCAATGTCGATCTGGGCGCACCCGCCGGGTGGAACCTGCCCGACGCGATCGACGCCTATGCGACCGGCCGCCGGATTGTGCGCCGTCCGCTGTCCGTGAAGCGCGAGGGCGCGGACGACACCCCGATGCTCGGCTTCATCTTCGGATGCGGCGCTTTCACGCTCGGGGTCGAGGTCGGGCAGGATGCGCATGACCTCGGGTTCTTCAATTCGCTCGCCGTCGGGGCAACGGGGTCATGGGGTGTGCTGCAGGCGCTGTTCGGCAGCGATACCAACCGGTGGCGGCGCGGCACGCCGACGAAGCTGACCTATCTGCCGTCCGGCGAGCCGATGCCGCGGTCGGAGCATGGTGACCCCGGGCGGCGCACGCTGGTGCTGGCGAGCACGCTCGAAAAAATGCCGCTCGATATCAAGTTATTCGCGCCAGGTGGCGAGGGCATCAGGCTGGCTGTGCTCGATACGGCACGGCGGCGGATCATGGGAATGGCCCCGGCAATCCTTCTGGGCTGGCGACCCGAATGGCTGGCGAAAGGCGGCTTCCATCAGCTCTCTGCGGAAAGCTTCGCGATCGAAGTGGGGGAGCCGGTCATCCTCGACGGAGAGAGTTTCCCGGCAGGCACCTACGTCGTCGGGCAGGGGCCCGACCTGACCTTCATCGCACCGTGA
- the purH gene encoding bifunctional phosphoribosylaminoimidazolecarboxamide formyltransferase/IMP cyclohydrolase: MADVAIKRALLSVSDKSGLVELGKALAAKDVELVSTGGTARALREAGLEVKDVSDLTGFPEMMDGRVKTLHPMVHGGLLAVRDNPDHAAAMEKHEIGAIDLVVVNLYPFEATVAKGAERDEVIENIDIGGPSMVRSAAKNHQFVTIVTDPADYDTLIGELDATGATSLDFRRKCAAKAFAATAAYDSMISRWFAFADQEQTFPDFLAVNGKAPVELRYGENPHQKAALYTPVGPHARGIAQAEQLQGKELSYNNYNDADAALELCAEFKGGDPAVVIVKHANPCGVAQGATLLDAWNEALACDSVSAFGGIVAVNTELDGETAAAICEIFTEVVIAPSVTDEAREAFAKKKNLRLLVTGDLPDPRRGGLSVKPITGGLLVQTRDNGAISEAELKVVTERAPTEQELKDCLFAWTVARHVKSNAIVYAKDGATAGIGAGQMNRRDSSRIAALKAAEAAEKYGWDQSRAVGSAVASDAFFPFADGLLAAAEAGATAIIQPGGSIRDDEVIAAANERGLAMVFTGMRHFRH, from the coding sequence ATGGCGGATGTGGCAATCAAGCGGGCACTGCTCTCGGTGTCCGACAAGAGCGGTTTGGTGGAGCTCGGCAAGGCACTGGCCGCCAAGGATGTGGAACTGGTCTCCACCGGCGGGACGGCCAGGGCGCTGCGCGAAGCGGGGCTGGAGGTGAAGGACGTTTCCGACCTCACCGGCTTTCCCGAGATGATGGACGGGCGGGTCAAGACGCTGCACCCAATGGTGCATGGCGGCCTTCTCGCCGTGCGCGACAATCCGGACCATGCCGCCGCGATGGAAAAGCACGAGATCGGCGCGATCGATCTGGTGGTGGTCAATCTCTACCCCTTCGAAGCGACCGTGGCGAAAGGGGCAGAGCGTGACGAGGTCATCGAGAATATCGACATCGGCGGGCCGAGCATGGTGCGCAGCGCCGCGAAGAACCACCAGTTCGTCACCATCGTCACCGATCCGGCGGATTACGATACGCTGATCGGCGAACTGGATGCGACCGGCGCGACCAGTCTCGATTTCCGGCGCAAATGTGCGGCCAAGGCGTTTGCCGCAACCGCTGCCTACGACAGCATGATCAGCCGGTGGTTCGCTTTCGCCGACCAGGAGCAGACCTTCCCCGATTTCCTGGCCGTCAACGGCAAGGCGCCGGTCGAGCTGCGCTATGGCGAGAACCCGCACCAGAAGGCCGCGCTCTATACGCCGGTCGGCCCCCATGCCCGCGGCATCGCGCAGGCCGAGCAGCTGCAGGGCAAGGAGCTCAGCTACAACAATTACAACGATGCCGATGCCGCGCTGGAACTGTGCGCCGAATTCAAGGGCGGCGATCCCGCAGTGGTCATCGTCAAGCACGCCAACCCCTGCGGCGTGGCGCAAGGCGCGACTTTGCTTGACGCGTGGAACGAAGCACTGGCGTGCGACAGCGTCTCGGCCTTCGGCGGCATCGTCGCCGTCAACACCGAGCTCGACGGTGAAACGGCGGCGGCGATTTGCGAGATCTTCACCGAAGTCGTCATCGCTCCTTCCGTAACCGATGAGGCGCGCGAGGCTTTCGCCAAGAAGAAGAACCTGCGCTTGCTGGTCACCGGCGACCTGCCGGATCCGCGCCGCGGCGGGTTGAGCGTCAAGCCGATTACCGGCGGCCTGCTGGTGCAAACGCGCGACAATGGCGCGATCAGCGAGGCCGAGCTGAAGGTCGTGACCGAACGCGCACCGACCGAGCAAGAATTGAAGGATTGCCTCTTCGCCTGGACAGTGGCGCGGCACGTAAAGTCGAACGCGATCGTCTATGCCAAGGACGGCGCCACCGCCGGAATCGGAGCGGGCCAGATGAACCGCCGCGATTCGTCACGCATCGCCGCGCTCAAGGCTGCCGAAGCGGCAGAGAAATACGGTTGGGACCAAAGCCGCGCCGTCGGTAGCGCGGTGGCATCGGACGCCTTCTTCCCCTTCGCCGACGGCTTGCTCGCTGCCGCCGAAGCGGGCGCGACAGCGATCATCCAGCCGGGCGGCTCGATCCGCGACGACGAGGTCATCGCCGCCGCCAACGAACGCGGGCTCGCCATGGTCTTCACCGGAATGCGTCACTTCCGCCATTGA
- the msrA gene encoding peptide-methionine (S)-S-oxide reductase MsrA, with translation MKLRAILLAAALSFSASACMEPAIAAETVVEAPQAKRIAQEGSGLKTAIFAGGCFWGVEGVFSHVKGVKSAVSGYHGGTERQADYKLVSSGVTDHAEAVKVVYDPKVIRYDQLLRIFFSVVTDPTQLNRQGPDTGAHYRNALVPLSAEQNAVAKAYLGQLKAAKLWDKPIVTKIERAQAFYDAETYHQDFMLKNPRHGYIVRWDSPKVRALKAMYPGVYSAKFQPN, from the coding sequence ATGAAGCTTCGCGCGATCCTCCTCGCCGCTGCGCTCTCCTTTAGCGCAAGCGCCTGTATGGAGCCCGCCATTGCCGCCGAAACGGTGGTGGAGGCGCCGCAGGCCAAGCGCATCGCGCAGGAAGGCAGCGGCCTCAAGACCGCGATCTTCGCCGGTGGCTGCTTCTGGGGCGTCGAGGGCGTGTTCAGCCATGTCAAGGGCGTGAAGAGCGCCGTTTCCGGCTATCACGGCGGCACAGAGCGGCAGGCCGATTACAAGCTCGTGTCCAGCGGCGTGACCGATCATGCAGAGGCCGTGAAGGTCGTCTACGATCCCAAGGTCATCCGTTACGACCAATTGCTGCGCATCTTCTTCTCGGTCGTCACAGATCCGACCCAGCTCAACCGCCAAGGCCCGGACACCGGCGCACATTATCGCAACGCCCTCGTCCCGCTGTCGGCGGAGCAGAACGCGGTCGCCAAGGCCTATCTCGGCCAGCTGAAGGCAGCGAAGCTGTGGGACAAGCCGATCGTCACGAAGATCGAGCGGGCGCAGGCTTTCTACGATGCCGAAACCTATCATCAGGATTTCATGCTGAAGAACCCTCGCCACGGCTATATCGTGCGCTGGGATTCGCCGAAGGTCCGTGCGCTGAAGGCGATGTATCCGGGCGTCTACAGCGCGAAGTTCCAGCCGAACTGA
- a CDS encoding DUF2141 domain-containing protein translates to MTRRLKTFTGLAATAAIAAGTLTAPAAAQYRQKITENPAKCAAGAGPAVRVTITGIKESSGTIRVQSYRGTKEDWLEKGRWINRMEAPARAGTMTFCMPVPRPGTYGIAVRHDVNGNGETDIFSDGGAMSNNPSINIFNLGKPSYKKTAFNVGSGVESISIRMRYR, encoded by the coding sequence ATGACACGCCGCTTGAAGACCTTTACCGGCCTCGCCGCCACTGCTGCGATCGCCGCCGGCACACTCACCGCGCCTGCCGCCGCGCAATATCGCCAGAAAATCACCGAAAATCCGGCAAAATGCGCCGCTGGCGCAGGGCCCGCCGTGCGCGTGACCATTACGGGCATCAAGGAATCGAGCGGTACGATCCGCGTGCAGAGCTATCGCGGAACGAAGGAAGACTGGCTCGAGAAGGGCCGCTGGATCAACCGCATGGAAGCGCCTGCACGGGCCGGTACGATGACCTTCTGCATGCCCGTGCCGCGGCCCGGGACATACGGCATCGCCGTACGCCACGATGTCAACGGCAATGGCGAGACCGACATTTTCTCCGACGGCGGAGCGATGTCGAACAATCCCAGCATCAACATCTTCAACCTCGGCAAACCGAGCTACAAGAAAACCGCCTTCAATGTCGGATCGGGCGTCGAATCGATCAGCATCCGGATGCGCTATCGCTGA
- the rpe gene encoding ribulose-phosphate 3-epimerase, translating into MTQPLISPSILSADFARLGEEVRAIDEAGADWIHVDVMDGHYVPNITIGPAVVKALRPHTDKPFDVHLMIAPIDPYLEAFAEAGADIITVHPEAGPHIHRTLQAIRGLGKKAGVVLNPGTPAKMLDYLIDEVDLVLVMSVNPGFGGQSFIHSQLRKVEAIRKMIDRTGRDIHLEVDGGVNEETARLCVDAGADVLVAGSATFKGGPGQYAANIAALKGGQ; encoded by the coding sequence ATGACCCAACCGTTGATCTCCCCCTCCATCCTCTCGGCCGATTTCGCGCGGCTGGGCGAAGAGGTCCGCGCCATCGACGAGGCGGGGGCGGACTGGATCCATGTGGACGTGATGGACGGGCATTACGTGCCCAATATCACCATCGGCCCAGCGGTGGTGAAGGCGCTCCGCCCGCACACCGACAAGCCGTTCGACGTGCATCTGATGATCGCGCCGATCGACCCCTATCTCGAAGCTTTCGCGGAAGCGGGGGCGGACATCATCACCGTCCATCCCGAGGCCGGGCCGCATATCCACCGCACGCTGCAGGCGATCCGCGGGCTGGGCAAGAAGGCCGGCGTGGTGCTCAATCCGGGCACGCCTGCCAAGATGCTCGACTATCTCATCGACGAAGTCGACCTCGTGCTGGTGATGAGCGTCAATCCCGGGTTCGGCGGGCAAAGCTTCATCCATTCGCAGCTGCGCAAGGTGGAGGCGATCCGGAAGATGATCGACAGGACCGGGCGGGATATCCACCTCGAAGTCGATGGCGGCGTCAATGAAGAAACCGCGCGGCTGTGCGTCGATGCGGGCGCGGATGTGCTCGTCGCCGGTTCGGCCACCTTCAAGGGCGGGCCGGGGCAATATGCCGCCAACATCGCCGCGTTGAAGGGCGGGCAGTGA